In Diaphorobacter ruginosibacter, the genomic stretch AGATGCGCAGCACGCACGTGGGGTAGGAGAAGACCTACCAGTCTTGACCCAGGGCAATGCCCATGCAGACAGAGCGTCACACAATGTTTCGGCCTATGAGCCTGTCCCACCTTCCCCGGACACGAGTTGCCGACATGATCCCGAACGCCTTCGCCACCGCCTCCACCGCAGCCTCCTCTCCCTCCATCCCGCCCGCACACGACTGCGACGTACTGATCGTGGGCGGCGGCCCGGCCGGGCTGTCACTGTCGGCCGCGCTGTCGCAGGCCGGATTCTCGAGCATCGTCCTCGAGCAGCAATCCGCCGACACGCTGGCCCGCCCTGCGGATGACGGCCGCGAGATCGCGCTCACGCATCCCAGCGTGCAGCTGCTCACGCAGCTGGGCAGCTGGCAGCTGCTCCAGCCCCACGAGACAGGCCGCATCCGCGAGGCGCAGGTGCACGACGGCCCGCTGCGCGCACTGGCCGGCATGCAGCTCGATTCCCACGGCAGCGGTGTCTCGCATCTCGGGGCCATCGTTCCCAACTCCGCGCTGCGCCGGACGGCCTGGGCCGTGGCCGCCGGGAGTGCGCACGTGCGCATCCTCGACGAGGCCCGGGTGCTGCATGCCGGCACCTCGCGGCACGGAGCCCAGGTGGAGTTCACGCGCGGCGGTGATCCTGCCGCGCAGACGCTGCATGCCCCGCTCGTCGTGGCCGCCGACAGCCGCTTTTCCGCGACGCGCAGGCAGCTTGGCGTGGGCGCGCGGATGACCGATTTCGGCCGCACCGTGATCGTCTGCCGCATGCTGCACGCACGGCCACACGGGGACATTGCACACGAATGCTTCGGCTACGAGCGCACGCTGGCCATCCTGCCGCTGCCGGATGACCCCGGCACCGGCGCACACCTGTGCTCCACCGTGGTCACGGCGGGCACTGCCGACGCCACGGCCCTGATGGCCCTGTCCGCCGAAGCCTTCGCGGCCACGGTGCAGCAGCAGTTCGACGGCCGCCTGGGCGACATGGTGCTGCACGGCGAGCGCCATGCCTATCCGCTGGTGGCGGTCTATGCCGACCGTTTTGCGGGCCACCGCTTTGCGCTGGTTGGCGACGCGGCCGTGGGCATGCATCCGGTGACCGCGCATGGGTTCAACCTGGGACTCTCCAGCGTTGCAGGGCTCACGCAGACGCTCAGGAATGCGCGCGACGCCGGGCAGGACATCGGCAGCGCAACCTCCCTGCGGCCCCATGCCTTGGCCCACCATCGCCATGCCTGGCCTGTCTTCCAGGGCACGCAGGCCGTCGTCCGGCTGTTCACCGATGCGCGCCCCCTGCCCCGCGTGCTGCGCCGCATCGTGCTCGGCGGGGCCGATCGCTTGCCGCCATTCAAGGCGGCCATCGTGCGGCAGCTCACGGGCAGCGCGCGTCCACATCTCCACGGGCACTGAACGGCCCCCGGCACTCCCCCAACGTGACGCCCAGGGCGCTCACGCCCTTGCCGCGCCCTGCTTGCGGCAAAGTTCCCATCAACTATTTCAATATTCAGAACAATAGGTTTCTTGATTGCTACTTTATCGACAGGTATCGGAGGAATACAGTTCATCCATCGACGAACGAGAAGCCCCAGGGCCCCATCGTTCAACGAGAACAAGGAACGCCGACGACTGACAACCTGGGTCGCCAACGCCCTCACCAAGAAAGTCAGGTTGAAGGAAATTTCATCATGAAGAACATCACCGTCCCATCCGTTGCCGCAATCGCCCTGATGACCCTGGGCGCAGCCACCGCACAAGCTCAGGTTCAGAGCGCGGAAGCCGGGTTCGTGACACCGCTCGCCCAAGTGCAGACATCGCTCACTCGCCAGCAGGTCACCAATGCCGTGCTGGTCGCCCGCCAGAACGGCACGCTGATCACCAATCGCGGTGATGAACTGCGCGTCAGCATGGCCAGGTCGATGCAGGTGCCCTCCTCGCTGAGCCGTGACGAAGTGAAGGCCGACACCATCGCGACGCTGCAGCACCAGACCCGTCTGCCCGGCCAGAACTACTCCGTTCAGTAACCCGATCGATACCCTGGCGCAGGCGAGGTTCGCCTGAAGCACCTGCTCACAGACTACGCAAAAAACATCAGGCAGGAAACGCAAAGGAAAACATCATGAAGAACACCATTCGCTCCGCCGCTGCAATCGCCCTGATGGCCCTGGGTGCCATCTCCGCACAGGCACAGGTGCAAAGCGCCGAAGCGGGCTTCGCGCCCGATATCGCCAACGCACAAAGCACCCTGTCGCGCCAGCAGGTAAGCAATGCCTATGACGCCGCACAAAAGGCCGGCACACTGCAACTGAACGGTGGCGACGCCTACAGGCCCGTGAACGACATCCGCGGCACCTCGTCGGCCCTGACCCGCGCACAGGTGCAGTCCGAGGCCGTTGCATTCAACCACAACGGCGGCCTGCTGGCCGGCGAAGGCTCGGTTCAGTAATCGGCGCGCGAGCGCATCCCTGCATAGAAACGCCTCCCCCTTGAACGAGCGTGACCGTGATGACGGCGCGCTCGTTTTTTTGTGCCTGCATTCCTTGAGGCATTCACAGCGTTGTCACCGGTGGTTCATAGGATTTTCAAAGCGTGCCGCTTCGCTGTTCACGCGCCCCTTCAACCACCATTCCATTGCCATGAAAACCCAACTGCTCTGCGCACTCGCGCTGCTTGGATCACTGACCCTGCAAGGCGCGCGCGCGGCCGAAGAGGCTGTACTCGACATCTACGTGGTGCGCCACGGCCAGACGGCGTGGAACCTGGAGAAAAAGCTGCAAGGCTCGACCGACAACGTGCTCAACGAAACCGGCACACGCCAGGCCCAGGAGCTCGGCCAGAAGCTCGCGGGCGTGAAGTTCGACCACATCTACTCGAGCGGCCTGCAGCGCGCCAAGGACACGGCCGCCGCCTTCGCGGGCAGCACACCCGTCACGCCGATGAAGGAGCTCAACGAGCGCTCGTTCGGCAAGTTCGAGGGCATCTACGAAGACGAACGCGATGCCGCAATGTTCGCGGAATTCGGCAAGCGCGTCACCGTGCTCGACGACGACCTGGAGGGTGGCGAGTCGCTGCAATCCCAGGCTAACCGCGTGAAGAATGCCGTTGCCGCGATCCGCCAGCAGCACAAGCAGGGCACCGTCGCCATCGTGGCGCATGGCGGCGTCAACCCGCTGGTGCTCTCCGCGCTGCTCGACATTCCCGTGCCCGAGGCCGTCGCTCGCATCAAGCAGGGCAATGACGAGGTCTATCTGGTGCGCGTACGCGACGGCCAGCCTCCCAGCGTCTGGAAGCAGGTGGTGCGCGGCACGCTCGAGCAGCTCTGACTCCCGAGCCCGCGCCCCGAAAGGCTGTTGGGGGGCATGCGGGACAGCCAAAGGGCGAAGCGGGGATAATTCCGCTCCGCCCTTTGTTTTGCAGGGCGGGCTTCCACGAATCAAGAATCCGCCCCCATGCCAGCCACCACCCAGCGTGTGCTGTCGATCATCCCGCCGATGACGCAGCTGAACACGCCCTATCCTTCCACCGCCTACATCACCGGGTTCCTGCGCTCGCGCGGGATCGATGCGGCGCAGGAGGACCTGGCTCTGGCGCTGGTGCTGCGCCTGCTCTCGAAGCAGGGGCTGGCCGAGGTCGCCCGCCACGTCGCGGCCCTGCCTGCCGCGCAGCACAGCCCGGCGGTGCAGTTCTTCGTGGAACACCAGCCACGGTATCTTGCGACCATCGCGCCGGTGATCGCCTTCCTGCAGGGCCGCGACACCACGCTCGCGCACCGCATCGTGAGCCGCGCCTACCTGCCCGAGGGCCCGCGCTTCGCCTCGCTCGATGTCTACGTGGACGACGAGGGCGGCGATCCGCTCGGCTGGGCCTTTGGCGCGCTCGGTCTCGTCGATCGTGCGAAGCATCTCGCCACGCTGTACCTCAACGACCTGGCCGACGTGCTGCGCGATGCCGTCGACGAGCGCTTCGAGTTCGTGCGCTACGCCGAATCGCTTGCCGCCAGCCAGCCGAGCTTCGATCCGCTGGCCGATGCGCTGGCAGCGGCGCCGTCGCTCGTCGACGAACTGCTCGCCGAACTGACGCTCTCCGCCGTCGAGCGGCACCGGCCCGACGTGGTGCTGCTGTCCGTGCCGTTTCCGGGCTCGGTCTACGCGGCCTTCCGCATCGCGCAGACGCTCAAGGCGCGCCATCCGCAGATCCGCACCGTGCTCGGCGGCGGCTTCGTCAACACCGAGCTGCGCGAGCTGGCCGAGCCCCGTGTGTTCGATCATTTCGATTTCGTCACCCTCGACGCCGGCGAGCGCCCCCTGCTCGCGCTGCTCGAACACCTGCGCGGCGAGCGCGGCGCGGCGCGGCTGGTGCGCACCTTCACGCGCGATGGCATCACCGGCGAAGTCCGCTACATCAACATGATGGAAGCCGACATCGCGTTCGCCGAGGTCGGCACCCCCACCTGGGATGGCCTGCCGCTTCACCAGTATCTGTCGCTGCTGGACATGCTCAACCCCATGCACCGCCTGTGGAGCGACGGCCGCTGGAACAAGCTCACCGTGGCGCATGGGTGCTACTGGAAGAAATGCAGCTTCTGCGACGTGGGGCTCGACTACATCGGCCGCTACGAAGGCGCGAATGCCAGCGTGCTGGCCGACCGCATCGATGCCATCGTGGCCGAGACGGGCCAGACGGGCTTTCACTTCGTCGACGAGGCCGCGCCGCCGAAGGCGCTCAAGGCGCTGGCGCAAGAGCTCATCGAGCGCAACACCGACATCTCGTGGTGGGGCAACGTACGCTTCGAGAAGACCTTCACCCCCGAGCTTGCGAACCTGCTCGCCGACAGCGGCTGCATCGCGATCTCCGGGGGCCTCGAGGTCGCATCCGACCGCCTGCTCGACCTGATGAAGAAAGGTGTCTCGGTCGAGCAGGTCGCACGCGTCACCAAGGCCTTCAGCGACGCCGGCATCCTGGTGCATGCCTACCTGATGTACGGCTTTCCCACGCAGACCGTGCAGGACACCGTCGATGCGCTGGAGTTTGTGCGCCAGCTCTTCGAGAACGGCTGCATCCAGAGCGGGTTCTTCCATCGCTTCGTCTGCACCGTGCACTCGCCCGTGGGCCAGAACCCGGGCGAATACGGCATCGAGCTGCTCCCCCTGCCGCCTACCCGGTTCGCACGCAACGACGTGGGCTTCGTCGATCCCACGGGAGTCGACCACGACGCGCTCGGCGCCTGCCTGAAGAAGGCGATCTACAACTACATGCACGGCATCGGCCTCGAGGACGACGTGCGCATGTGGTTCCCCTTCAAGGTGCCCAAGACCACGGTCAAGCGCGACCGCATCGCGCGGGCGCTGCAGGCTCGACACTGAAAATAGCCCCGGCGATGAAAAAACTGCGGCAGCCCGTCGTGGGTTCCCCCGTTCGCGCGGACAGCCGCTTTCGCCTACCATCGCGGCATTTGTCAAAAACTGTAGCGGGAGCGTGTCATGGGATTATTCAACTGGACCGAAAGGTCCTCACAGGTGCTGCAATCGGGCGGCGTGATCGGGCCGGATGAGCGGCTGCCGTGGGGGCAGACCGGGCTGATGGGCATTCAGCACGTGATCGCCATGTTCGGCTCCACCGTGCTGGCGCCGATCCTCATGGGCTTCGATCCCAACATGGCGGTGTTCATGAGCGGCATCGGCACCCTGATCTTCTTCCTCATCACGGGCGGCAAGGTGCCAAGCTACCTGGGATCGAGCTTTGCCTTCATCGGCGTGGTGATCGCCGCGACCGCCTACTCGGGCAAGGGCGGCAACCCCAACATCCCGGTGGCGCTGGGCGGCATCATCGCCTGCGGCGCGGTCTACACGCTGGTCGGCCTGATCGTCCAGGCGGTCGGTACCGGCTGGATCGAGCGCTTCATGCCGCCCGTGGTGACGGGAGCGATCGTGGCGGTGATCGGCCTGAACCTGGCCGCCATCCCCGTGAAGAACATGGCATCCAACAATTTCGAAAGCTGGATGCAGGCACTCACTTTCGTCAGTGTGGGCCTGGTGGCGGTATTCACGCGGGGCATGGTGCAGCGCCTGCTGATTCTCGTGGGCCTGCTGCTGGCCTCGGTCCTGTATGCGGTGTTCACGAACGGCATGGGCCTGGGCAAGCCGCTGGACCTGTCGGGCGTGATCAACGCACCGTGGTTCGGCATGCCCTCGTTCCATGCACCGGTGTTCGAAGCCCAGGCAATGCTGCTGATCGTGCCGGTGGTGATCATCCTGGTGGCCGAGAACCTGGGCCACATCAAGGCCGTGACCGCGATGACGGGCAAGAACCTCGACCAGTACATGGGACGCGCATTCATCGGCGATGGCGTGGCCACGATGGTCAGCGGCGGCCTGGGCGGCACCGGAGTGACCACTTACGCCGAGAACATCGGCGTGATGGCCGCCACCAAGATCTACTCGACCGCCGTGTTCCTGGTGGCCGCAATGATCGCCGTCCTGCTGGGTTTCAGCCCCAAGTTCGGCGCACTGATCCAGGCGATCCCCCTGCCGGTGATGGGCGGCGTCTCCATCGTGGTCTTTGGCCTGATCGCCATCGCGGGATGCAAGATCTGGGTGGAAAACAAGGTGGACTTCTCGAAGAACAAGAACCTGATCGTTGCAGCCATCACGCTGATCCTCGGAACCGGTGATTTCACGCTGAAGTTCGGCCAGTTCGCGCTGGGCGGCATCGGTACCGCGACGTTCGGCGCGATCATCCTGTACGCGCTGCTCGACCGCAGCGAGGACTGAGCGCAGGATATGGGGTGACATGGGTTAATACCTATCCACAACGGAATGCCTGATAAGATTTGGGCTTGGTAGGTGATCACCCAAAGGGGGCGTGGACAACGCCCCCTTTCATTTTCGGAGTCCAGATTCCATGTTGCGTCTCACGTCCCGCATCCAGCACCCAGGCCTGCGTCAGAAGATCATGTCAGCCGAGGAGGCGGCGGCGCTGATCGAGCCGGGCTCCATCATCGGCATGAGCGGCTTCACGGGGGCCGGATATCCGAAGGCCTTTCCGCAGGCGCTGGCCTCGCGCATCGCCGCCGAGCACGAGGCGGGGCACCCTTTCCGCGTGAGCATCTGGACCGGCG encodes the following:
- a CDS encoding DUF4148 domain-containing protein, with protein sequence MKNTIRSAAAIALMALGAISAQAQVQSAEAGFAPDIANAQSTLSRQQVSNAYDAAQKAGTLQLNGGDAYRPVNDIRGTSSALTRAQVQSEAVAFNHNGGLLAGEGSVQ
- a CDS encoding histidine phosphatase family protein, translating into MKTQLLCALALLGSLTLQGARAAEEAVLDIYVVRHGQTAWNLEKKLQGSTDNVLNETGTRQAQELGQKLAGVKFDHIYSSGLQRAKDTAAAFAGSTPVTPMKELNERSFGKFEGIYEDERDAAMFAEFGKRVTVLDDDLEGGESLQSQANRVKNAVAAIRQQHKQGTVAIVAHGGVNPLVLSALLDIPVPEAVARIKQGNDEVYLVRVRDGQPPSVWKQVVRGTLEQL
- a CDS encoding B12-binding domain-containing radical SAM protein, which produces MPATTQRVLSIIPPMTQLNTPYPSTAYITGFLRSRGIDAAQEDLALALVLRLLSKQGLAEVARHVAALPAAQHSPAVQFFVEHQPRYLATIAPVIAFLQGRDTTLAHRIVSRAYLPEGPRFASLDVYVDDEGGDPLGWAFGALGLVDRAKHLATLYLNDLADVLRDAVDERFEFVRYAESLAASQPSFDPLADALAAAPSLVDELLAELTLSAVERHRPDVVLLSVPFPGSVYAAFRIAQTLKARHPQIRTVLGGGFVNTELRELAEPRVFDHFDFVTLDAGERPLLALLEHLRGERGAARLVRTFTRDGITGEVRYINMMEADIAFAEVGTPTWDGLPLHQYLSLLDMLNPMHRLWSDGRWNKLTVAHGCYWKKCSFCDVGLDYIGRYEGANASVLADRIDAIVAETGQTGFHFVDEAAPPKALKALAQELIERNTDISWWGNVRFEKTFTPELANLLADSGCIAISGGLEVASDRLLDLMKKGVSVEQVARVTKAFSDAGILVHAYLMYGFPTQTVQDTVDALEFVRQLFENGCIQSGFFHRFVCTVHSPVGQNPGEYGIELLPLPPTRFARNDVGFVDPTGVDHDALGACLKKAIYNYMHGIGLEDDVRMWFPFKVPKTTVKRDRIARALQARH
- the ubiM gene encoding 5-demethoxyubiquinol-8 5-hydroxylase UbiM: MIPNAFATASTAASSPSIPPAHDCDVLIVGGGPAGLSLSAALSQAGFSSIVLEQQSADTLARPADDGREIALTHPSVQLLTQLGSWQLLQPHETGRIREAQVHDGPLRALAGMQLDSHGSGVSHLGAIVPNSALRRTAWAVAAGSAHVRILDEARVLHAGTSRHGAQVEFTRGGDPAAQTLHAPLVVAADSRFSATRRQLGVGARMTDFGRTVIVCRMLHARPHGDIAHECFGYERTLAILPLPDDPGTGAHLCSTVVTAGTADATALMALSAEAFAATVQQQFDGRLGDMVLHGERHAYPLVAVYADRFAGHRFALVGDAAVGMHPVTAHGFNLGLSSVAGLTQTLRNARDAGQDIGSATSLRPHALAHHRHAWPVFQGTQAVVRLFTDARPLPRVLRRIVLGGADRLPPFKAAIVRQLTGSARPHLHGH
- a CDS encoding solute carrier family 23 protein; this encodes MGLFNWTERSSQVLQSGGVIGPDERLPWGQTGLMGIQHVIAMFGSTVLAPILMGFDPNMAVFMSGIGTLIFFLITGGKVPSYLGSSFAFIGVVIAATAYSGKGGNPNIPVALGGIIACGAVYTLVGLIVQAVGTGWIERFMPPVVTGAIVAVIGLNLAAIPVKNMASNNFESWMQALTFVSVGLVAVFTRGMVQRLLILVGLLLASVLYAVFTNGMGLGKPLDLSGVINAPWFGMPSFHAPVFEAQAMLLIVPVVIILVAENLGHIKAVTAMTGKNLDQYMGRAFIGDGVATMVSGGLGGTGVTTYAENIGVMAATKIYSTAVFLVAAMIAVLLGFSPKFGALIQAIPLPVMGGVSIVVFGLIAIAGCKIWVENKVDFSKNKNLIVAAITLILGTGDFTLKFGQFALGGIGTATFGAIILYALLDRSED